In Bos indicus isolate NIAB-ARS_2022 breed Sahiwal x Tharparkar chromosome 19, NIAB-ARS_B.indTharparkar_mat_pri_1.0, whole genome shotgun sequence, the following proteins share a genomic window:
- the OSBPL7 gene encoding oxysterol-binding protein-related protein 7 yields the protein MDFQEWDPPSLAESTQSAKPSGAQQASELWEVVEEPRGRLGAEGIMPERQEGHLLKKRKWPLKGWHKRYFVLEDGILHYATTRQDITKGKLHGSIDVRLSVMSINKKAQRIDLDTEDNIYHLKIKSQDLFQSWVAQLRAHRSAQHLDVPRSLLPSTAHWKVTGAQPAVSGSASALPGVGPREKVSSWLRDSDGLDRCSHELSECQGKLQELHRLLQSLESLHRIPSAPVIPTHQASVTTERPKKGKRTSRMWCTQSFAKDDTIGRVGRLHGSVPNLSRYLESRDPSGPRGLPPPDYAHLQRSFWALAQKVHSSLSSVLAALTAERDRLRDLHPGSEPSRLGVSETSAGPRRLHSLSISSDTTADSFSSLNPEEQEALYMKGRELTPQLSQSSVLSLADSHTEFFDACEVLLSASSSENEGSEEEESCTSEVTTSLSEEVLDLRGAERCQKGAAVGPPRRRCLPAASGPGTDVSLWNILRNNIGKDLSKVSMPVQLNEPLNTLQRLCEELEYSSLLDRASRTADPCERMVYIAAFAVSAYSSTYHRAGCKPFNPVLGETYECERPDRGFRFISEQVSHHPPISACHAESENFIFWQDMKWKNKFWGKSLEIVPVGTVNVSLPRFGDHFEWNKVTSCIHNILSGQRWIEHYGEVLIRNTQDSSCHCKLTFCKAKYWSSNVHEVQGAVFSRSGRVLHRLFGKWHEGLYRGPPPGGQCIWKPNSMPPNYERNFGFTQFALELNELTAELKRSLPSTDTRLRPDQRYLEEGNIQAAEAQKRRIEQLQRDRRKVMEENNIVHQARFFRRQTDSSGKEWWVTNNTYWQLRAEPGYGNLDGAVLW from the exons ATGGACTTCCAAGAGTGGGACCCTCCCTCCCTGGCCGAGAGCACTCAGTCTGCAAAGCCCAGCGGTGCCCAGCAG GCCAGCGAGCtgtgggaggtggtggaggagccTCGGGGCCGGCTGGGGGCAGAGGGTATCATGCCCGAGAGGCAGGAAGGCCACCTGCTCAAGAAGAGGAAGTGGCCTCTGAAGGGCTGGCACAAG AGATACTTCGTGCTCGAGGATGGGATTCTTCACTACGCGACAACTCGGCAAGAT ATCACCAAGGGGAAGCTCCATGGCTCCATTGATGTCCGACTGTCGGTCATGTCCATCAACAAAAAGGCCCAGCGCATTGACCTTGACACTGAAGACAACATCTACCACCTCAAG ATCAAGTCCCAGGACCTGTTCCAGAGCTGGGTGGCCCAGCTGCGTGCCCACCGCTCAGCCCAGCACCTGGATGTGCCCCGAAGCTTGCTGCCCAGCACCGCCCACTGGAAG GTTACTGGTGCCCAGCCTGCGGTATCGGGTAGTGCCTCGGCTCTGCCAGGGGTTGGACCTCGGGAGAAGGTGTCTTCCTGGCTGAGGGACAGTGATGGGCTGGACCGCTGCTCTCACG AACTCTCGGAGTGTCAGGGCAAGCTCCAGGAACTACACAGACTCCTCCAGAGCCTGGAGTCCCTGCACCGGATTCCCTCGGCCCCTGTCATCCCCACGCACCAG GCCTCGGTGACGACGGAGAGACCCAAGAAGGGGAAGCGGACCAGCCGCATGTGGTGCACACAGAGCTTTGCCAAGGACGACACCATCGGGCGG GTGGGTCGTCTCCATGGCTCAGTTCCTAACCTGTCTCGCTACCTGGAGTCCCGAGACCCCTCGGGCCCCCGAGGGCTGCCGCCCCCAGACTATGCCCACCTGCAGCGCAGCTTCTGGGCCCTGGCCCAGAAGG TGCACAGCTCGCTCAGCAGTGTCCTGGCCGCCCTCACTGCTGAACGGGACCGACTGAGGGACCTGCACCCGGGTTCGGAGCCATCCAGGCTGGGG GTCTCTGAGACTTCAGCCGGCCCGAGGCGCCTCCACTCGTTGTCCATCTCCTCCGACACCACTGCAGACTCCTTCAGCTCCCTCAATCCCGAGGAG CAAGAAGCTCTGTACATGAAGGGGCGAGAGCTGACCCCCCAGCTGTCCCAGAGCAGCGTCCTATCCCTTGCTGACTCCCACACAGAGTTCTTTGATGCCTGTGAGGTTCTCCTCTCTGCCAGCTCTTCTGAGAATGAG GGCTCGGAGGAGGAGGAATCGTGCACCAGTGAAGTCACCACCAGCCTGTCCGAGGAGGTGCTGGATCTCCGGGGAGCCGAGCGCTGTCAGAAAG GAGCAGCCGTGGGGCCGCCCCGCCGCCGATGCCTGCCAGCTGCCAGCGGGCCCGGCACTGACGTGAGCTTGTGGAACATCCTGCGGAACAACATTGGCAAGGACCTGTCCAAGGTGTCGATGCCAGTGCAGCTCAACGAGCCGCTCAACACCCTGCAGCGGCTCTGCGAGGAGCTGGAGTACAGCAGCCTCCTAGACCGGGCCAGCCGCACCGCCGACCCCTGCGAGCGCATG GTGTACATTGCAGCCTTCGCGGTGTCTGCCTACTCCTCCACATACCACCGGGCGGGCTGCAAGCCCTTCAACCCTGTCCTGGGGGAGACCTATGAGTGTGAGCGCCCTGACCGAGGCTTCCGCTTCATCAGTGAGCAG GTCTCCCATCACCCCCCCATCTCAGCGTGCCATGCAGAATCTGAGAACTTCATCTTCTGGCAAG ACATGAAGTGGAAGAACAAGTTCTGGGGCAAATCCCTGGAGATTGTGCCTGTTGGGACAGTCAACGTGAGCCTGCCCAG GTTTGGGGACCACTTTGAGTGGAATAAGGTGACGTCCTGCATTCACAACATCCTCAGTGGCCAGCGCTGGATCGAGCACTACGGGGAGGTGCTCATCCGAAACACGCAGGACAGCTCCTGCCACTGCAAGCTCACCTTCTGCAAG gccaagtactggagctccAACGTCCACGAGGTACAGGGGGCTGTGTTCAGCCGGAGTGGCCGTGTCCTCCACCGACTCTTTGGAAAGTGGCATGAGGGGCTGTACCGTGGACCCCCGCCGGGCGGTCAGTGCATCTGGAAGCCCA ACTCAATGCCCCCAAACTATGAGCGAAACTTCGGCTTCACTCAGTTTGCCTTGGAGCTGAATGAGCTGACTGCAGAGCTGAAACGGTCCCTGCCTTCCACGGACACGCGGCTCCGGCCAGACCAGAG GTACCTGGAGGAGGGGAACATACAGGCGGCCGAGGCCCAGAAGAGAAGGATCGAGCAGCTTCAGCGAGACAGGCGCAAAGTGATGGAGGAGAACAACATTGTCCACCAGGCGCGCTTCTTCAG GCGGCAGACGGACAGCAGCGGGAAGGAGTGGTGGGTGACTAACAACACGTACTGGCAGCTGCGGGCCGAGCCGGGCTACGGGAACCTGGACGGGGCCGTGCTCTGGTAG